A single region of the Chthonomonadales bacterium genome encodes:
- the fliP gene encoding flagellar type III secretion system pore protein FliP (The bacterial flagellar biogenesis protein FliP forms a type III secretion system (T3SS)-type pore required for flagellar assembly.): MRRGANGTAAPPERSFERLLPCTARLVRAATGPRPLCAAAAVALLAGAAAIVSAQSLPAIPRVSIGVERARNPADVAVTLQVLIMLTVLTLAPSILIMTTAFTRIVIVLSILRSAIGLPQVPPNQVLVGLALFMTFFVMRPVLEQINDTALQPYLTSKIAFTTAVDRGVKPLRGFMVRQTYTKDMAFFVNLARLEKAPATPDDVPLSVIVPAFITSELKTAFTMGFYIYLPFLVIDIVVASTLMSMGMMMLPPTMIALPAKILLFVLANGWTLLLGSLAKGFR, translated from the coding sequence ATGCGGCGGGGCGCGAATGGGACCGCGGCGCCACCCGAGCGCTCGTTCGAGCGCTTGCTCCCGTGCACCGCGCGGCTGGTGCGCGCGGCGACGGGCCCGCGCCCGCTCTGCGCCGCGGCGGCGGTGGCCCTGCTGGCCGGCGCAGCGGCCATCGTCTCGGCCCAGTCGCTGCCGGCCATTCCGCGCGTGAGCATCGGCGTGGAGCGCGCCCGCAATCCCGCCGACGTCGCCGTGACCCTTCAGGTGCTGATCATGCTGACGGTGCTGACGCTGGCCCCGTCGATCCTGATCATGACGACCGCCTTCACCCGGATCGTGATCGTGCTCTCGATCCTGCGCAGCGCGATCGGCCTGCCGCAGGTACCGCCGAACCAGGTGCTGGTGGGGCTCGCGCTGTTCATGACGTTCTTCGTGATGAGGCCAGTGCTCGAGCAGATCAACGACACGGCGCTCCAGCCGTACCTGACGAGCAAGATCGCGTTCACGACCGCCGTCGACCGGGGGGTGAAGCCGCTGCGCGGCTTCATGGTCCGGCAGACCTACACGAAGGACATGGCGTTCTTCGTGAACCTCGCGCGCCTGGAGAAGGCGCCGGCCACTCCGGACGACGTGCCGCTGTCGGTCATCGTCCCGGCCTTCATCACCAGCGAGCTGAAGACCGCGTTCACGATGGGCTTCTACATCTACCTGCCGTTCCTGGTGATCGACATCGTGGTGGCGTCCACGCTGATGAGCATGGGCATGATGATGCTGCCGCCCACGATGATCGCGCTGCCGGCCAAGATCCTGCTCTTCGTGCTGGCGAACGGCTGGACGCTGCTGCTCGGATCGCTGGCGAAGGGGTTCCGGTGA
- the fliQ gene encoding flagellar biosynthesis protein FliQ has translation MTEQDVLTVARQFLVVTLQLALPILLFGLVAGVLVSIFQAATQIQEFTLTFVPKLLAVVAALVLFGSWMLASLVGFLVRMLSEMPPITR, from the coding sequence ATGACGGAACAAGACGTTCTCACGGTCGCGCGGCAGTTCCTGGTGGTGACGCTGCAGCTCGCGCTGCCGATCCTGTTGTTCGGGCTGGTGGCCGGCGTGCTGGTGAGCATCTTCCAGGCGGCCACACAGATCCAGGAGTTCACGCTGACCTTCGTCCCGAAGCTCCTCGCCGTCGTGGCGGCGCTGGTGCTGTTCGGGTCGTGGATGCTGGCATCGCTGGTCGGGTTCCTGGTGAGGATGCTCAGTGAGATGCCGCCGATCACGAGGTGA
- the fliR gene encoding flagellar biosynthetic protein FliR, producing the protein MTVGVHEFWTFALCFARITALVGTAPVFGSRAIPHQTKVGLSALLALVLMPIVSSRVGPAPANTLSFAAQIGAEVAVGLTLGFLATLVFASVQVAGAFLDMQMGFGIMSVLNPLNDMHSSEVGTFLYQLAITLFLLAGGHLYLVGTLADGYAALPPGSAGFSGDLSGTLLAMAGQMFALAFRIAAPAAAVLLVVDVAFAVVARAVPQVNVLIVGLPVKILVGLMTVALLLPALAAVIGQMTPGIGGAAEAFYRAAR; encoded by the coding sequence ATGACCGTCGGCGTTCACGAGTTCTGGACGTTCGCGCTGTGCTTCGCCCGGATCACGGCGCTCGTCGGTACCGCTCCGGTGTTCGGCAGCCGCGCGATTCCGCACCAGACGAAGGTGGGGCTCTCGGCGCTGCTGGCGCTCGTGCTCATGCCGATCGTCTCCTCGCGCGTGGGGCCCGCCCCGGCCAACACCCTGAGCTTCGCCGCGCAGATCGGCGCCGAGGTGGCCGTCGGGCTCACGCTGGGCTTCCTCGCCACGCTCGTGTTCGCGTCGGTGCAGGTGGCGGGGGCATTCCTCGATATGCAGATGGGATTCGGCATCATGAGCGTGCTCAACCCCCTCAACGATATGCACTCCTCCGAGGTGGGGACCTTCCTCTACCAGCTCGCGATCACGCTCTTCCTTCTCGCGGGTGGGCATCTCTACCTGGTGGGCACGCTCGCGGACGGCTACGCGGCGCTCCCGCCGGGCAGCGCGGGCTTCTCCGGCGACCTCTCGGGCACGCTGCTGGCGATGGCGGGCCAGATGTTCGCGCTTGCCTTCCGGATCGCCGCGCCGGCAGCGGCGGTCCTCCTTGTGGTGGACGTGGCGTTCGCCGTGGTGGCGCGCGCGGTGCCGCAGGTCAATGTGCTGATCGTGGGCCTGCCCGTGAAGATCCTGGTGGGGCTCATGACGGTGGCGCTGTTGCTGCCGGCTCTCGCCGCGGTCATCGGGCAGATGACCCCCGGCATCGGCGGCGCGGCCGAGGCGTTCTACCGGGCGGCCCGGTGA
- the flhB gene encoding flagellar biosynthesis protein FlhB: protein MAGDEKTEAATPRKRGEMRRRGRVARSADLSSMCVFIGLIVCLHAVGGQTIAGLQTYLQSSLGGLHEASLSTPTLFTRSVQAMVVIGRAVGPIALTGLLMGLIVSFAQTGFLFSTQALAPDFTHMNPLVGVQRIASGRGVVETVKALAKILIIGYIAYGAISSNYPLLLETIRRDIPSALSVIGDLVYRLALRLAMCLAVLAALDYAYQRWSYERSIRMTKEEVKQESKQQEGDPLIRSRIRARQRQAARRRMMAEVPTADVVITNPTHFAVALRYEAASMAAPRVVAKGADLLALRIRDLAREHTVPVVENPPLARSLYRSVEVGGEVPSELYAAVAEVLAYVYQVDSRRLAATPA, encoded by the coding sequence ATGGCCGGCGACGAGAAGACCGAGGCAGCGACCCCCCGGAAGCGTGGCGAGATGCGCCGGCGCGGGCGCGTGGCCCGTAGCGCCGACCTCTCCTCCATGTGCGTCTTCATCGGCCTGATCGTCTGCCTGCACGCCGTGGGCGGCCAGACCATCGCCGGGCTTCAGACCTACCTGCAGTCCTCGCTCGGGGGCCTGCACGAGGCTTCGCTCTCCACGCCGACGCTCTTCACGCGCTCCGTTCAGGCGATGGTCGTGATCGGGCGCGCGGTGGGACCCATTGCCCTGACCGGCCTGCTGATGGGCCTCATCGTGAGCTTCGCGCAGACCGGCTTTCTCTTCTCCACGCAGGCGCTCGCGCCGGACTTCACGCACATGAACCCGCTCGTCGGCGTGCAGCGCATCGCCTCGGGGCGAGGAGTCGTGGAGACCGTGAAGGCACTCGCGAAGATCCTGATCATCGGCTACATCGCGTATGGGGCGATCTCGAGCAACTACCCGCTGCTACTGGAGACGATTCGGCGCGACATCCCTTCGGCGCTCTCGGTGATCGGCGACCTGGTCTATCGTCTCGCGCTGCGGCTGGCGATGTGCCTGGCGGTGCTCGCGGCCCTCGACTACGCCTACCAGCGCTGGAGCTACGAGAGGTCGATCCGGATGACGAAAGAGGAGGTCAAGCAGGAGTCGAAACAGCAAGAGGGCGACCCGCTGATCCGGTCGCGCATTCGCGCGCGGCAGCGGCAGGCGGCCCGGCGCCGCATGATGGCCGAGGTGCCGACGGCGGACGTGGTGATCACCAACCCGACGCACTTCGCCGTTGCCCTGCGCTACGAGGCCGCGTCCATGGCCGCTCCGCGGGTGGTGGCGAAAGGGGCTGACCTGCTGGCGCTGCGGATCCGCGACCTGGCGCGCGAGCACACCGTGCCGGTGGTGGAGAACCCACCGCTCGCGCGCTCGCTATACCGCTCGGTGGAGGTGGGCGGCGAGGTGCCCTCGGAGCTCTACGCGGCGGTCGCCGAGGTGCTGGCCTACGTCTACCAGGTCGACTCGCGGCGGCTCGCGGCGACTCCCGCTTAG
- the ispG gene encoding (E)-4-hydroxy-3-methylbut-2-enyl-diphosphate synthase, with translation MPETTYPRRLTRAVRVGDVAIGGESPVVVQSMITEETHNVPAAADQVIAMHRAGAEIVRVTAPNMQEARCLGEIRAQVRRRYRDVPLVADVHHQGSAIAVEVARYVDKVRINPGLFVFSKPVQRTEDYSQDEIDAELEAIERELKPVLAACRERGVAMRIGVNHGSLAERLTVMHGDTPEGMVESALEYIRICERNEFREIVVSLKASRVPVMLAANRLMVRRMEEAGMDYPLHLGVTEAGDGEYARVKSTCGIGTLLAEGIGDTIRVSLSEDPVNELPVCYAILQSLGLRKTRVEYIACPSCGRTKFDLPTVLRAVRAATSHLSGLDIAVMGCIVNGPGEMADADYGYIGKAGGRISLYRKRQEVKSGIPQERGVEELIALIKEDGRWTDPPEGWEAPRAPTAFSERIKVKLITDSA, from the coding sequence ATGCCCGAGACCACCTATCCGCGCCGCCTCACGCGTGCCGTCCGCGTCGGCGACGTCGCCATCGGAGGCGAGAGCCCCGTCGTCGTTCAGTCGATGATCACGGAGGAGACGCATAACGTCCCCGCCGCCGCCGACCAGGTGATCGCGATGCACCGCGCGGGCGCCGAGATCGTGCGCGTAACGGCCCCCAACATGCAGGAGGCGCGCTGTCTGGGCGAGATCCGCGCGCAGGTCCGCCGCCGTTACCGCGACGTGCCGCTCGTGGCCGACGTCCACCACCAGGGAAGCGCGATCGCCGTCGAGGTCGCCCGGTACGTCGACAAGGTCCGCATCAATCCGGGCCTCTTCGTCTTCAGCAAGCCGGTCCAGCGCACGGAGGACTACTCCCAGGACGAGATCGACGCGGAACTGGAGGCGATTGAGCGAGAGCTCAAGCCGGTGCTCGCTGCCTGCCGCGAGCGCGGTGTGGCGATGCGGATCGGGGTCAACCACGGCAGCCTGGCCGAGCGGCTCACCGTGATGCACGGGGACACACCGGAGGGCATGGTGGAGTCCGCGCTCGAGTACATCCGAATCTGCGAGCGCAACGAGTTCCGCGAGATCGTCGTTTCGCTGAAGGCGAGCCGCGTGCCCGTGATGCTGGCCGCCAATCGCCTGATGGTCCGTCGCATGGAGGAGGCGGGGATGGACTACCCGCTGCACCTCGGAGTCACGGAGGCCGGCGACGGCGAGTACGCGCGCGTCAAGAGCACCTGCGGCATCGGCACGCTCCTCGCCGAGGGCATCGGCGACACGATCCGCGTCTCCCTCTCCGAGGACCCCGTCAACGAGCTCCCCGTTTGCTACGCCATCCTCCAGTCGCTGGGCCTGCGCAAGACGCGCGTCGAGTACATTGCCTGCCCGTCCTGCGGCCGCACCAAGTTCGACCTGCCGACCGTGCTGCGCGCCGTGCGCGCCGCAACCAGCCACCTGTCCGGGCTCGACATTGCCGTCATGGGCTGCATCGTTAACGGCCCCGGCGAGATGGCCGATGCCGACTACGGGTACATAGGGAAGGCGGGCGGCCGCATCTCGCTCTACCGTAAGCGCCAGGAGGTTAAGAGCGGCATCCCGCAGGAGCGCGGCGTCGAGGAGCTGATCGCCCTGATCAAGGAGGACGGGCGCTGGACGGACCCGCCGGAAGGTTGGGAAGCCCCTCGGGCGCCGACCGCGTTCAGTGAGCGCATCAAGGTGAAGCTCATCACGGACTCGGCCTGA
- a CDS encoding PEP-CTERM sorting domain-containing protein codes for MGKGLSLCFNAAIAAAALALAAGGSRAQIAVSTFDTNTDGWTVHDIAGSGLPLQTIGIYTPTWNAAGGSAGGGISMRDPSGYTFWFEAPGAFVGDVSDAYGGRLTYDLRSSSGAAVTSPGVWLVGAGMGLFHAPQLPDVPWSSYDAPLDPGSWRLGNYVSGRAPTGAEMLAVLGSLDHLLINGDWVAGSETTYLDNVALWEAPTVQAGAVPEPGTLGILGAGAISFAFLARRRRNS; via the coding sequence ATGGGTAAGGGCCTGAGTCTGTGTTTCAATGCCGCGATCGCGGCCGCCGCCCTCGCGTTGGCGGCCGGCGGATCGCGGGCCCAGATCGCTGTCAGCACGTTCGACACCAATACCGACGGCTGGACCGTACACGATATCGCCGGGAGCGGTCTGCCGCTGCAGACCATCGGCATCTACACGCCGACGTGGAACGCCGCGGGAGGAAGCGCCGGGGGTGGCATCTCGATGCGGGACCCGAGCGGCTACACGTTCTGGTTCGAGGCTCCCGGCGCGTTCGTCGGCGACGTGTCGGACGCCTATGGCGGCCGCCTCACCTACGACCTGCGCAGCTCGAGCGGCGCGGCCGTCACCAGTCCCGGTGTCTGGCTGGTGGGCGCGGGCATGGGTCTGTTCCACGCACCGCAACTGCCCGACGTGCCGTGGAGCAGCTACGACGCCCCGCTCGATCCCGGCTCCTGGCGCCTCGGCAACTACGTGAGCGGCCGCGCGCCCACGGGGGCCGAGATGCTGGCCGTCCTGGGCTCGCTCGACCACCTGCTCATCAACGGTGACTGGGTCGCCGGTTCCGAGACCACCTACCTCGACAACGTGGCGCTGTGGGAAGCGCCCACCGTCCAGGCTGGCGCGGTCCCGGAGCCGGGGACGCTGGGCATACTGGGAGCGGGCGCCATATCTTTCGCCTTCCTCGCGCGCAGGCGGCGCAACTCGTAG
- a CDS encoding SDR family oxidoreductase, producing MARSLRGKVVVVTGGSSGIGRAAALAFAREGCHLVVAARRPEPLRGAREAIEALGARALAVPTDVADRAQVQRLLDAALEHFGRVDVWVNNAGYGMAASVEQTTPDDMRRIWETNYMGAFHGCQVALRQMRRQGSGHLVNVSSMAGRFALPLNSAYAATKAAMNALGESLRAELEGTGLHITTVMPGFTRTPFFQAMERRVPDVEGLWFPAAAPEDVARRIVRAARRPVPVVMLVPASRLTLAVIDLLPGIWRFVARRYLCARTAGRGLPEPPQG from the coding sequence ATGGCGCGATCGCTGCGTGGCAAGGTCGTGGTCGTGACGGGCGGCTCGTCCGGCATCGGCCGGGCGGCCGCTCTCGCCTTCGCGCGCGAGGGATGCCACCTGGTGGTGGCGGCGCGCCGCCCGGAGCCGCTCCGAGGAGCGCGGGAGGCGATCGAGGCGCTCGGCGCGCGGGCGCTTGCCGTCCCAACGGACGTGGCCGACCGGGCACAGGTGCAGCGGCTGCTGGACGCCGCGCTGGAGCACTTCGGCCGCGTGGATGTGTGGGTCAACAACGCCGGGTACGGGATGGCGGCGAGCGTGGAGCAGACCACGCCGGACGACATGCGCCGGATCTGGGAGACGAACTACATGGGCGCCTTCCACGGCTGCCAGGTGGCGCTGCGCCAGATGCGGCGGCAAGGGAGCGGCCACCTGGTCAACGTCTCCTCGATGGCCGGCCGCTTCGCCCTGCCGCTCAACTCCGCCTACGCGGCGACCAAGGCCGCCATGAACGCGCTCGGCGAGTCGCTGCGCGCCGAGCTGGAGGGCACCGGCCTTCACATCACGACCGTGATGCCCGGCTTCACGCGCACTCCGTTCTTCCAGGCGATGGAGAGGAGGGTGCCCGACGTGGAGGGCCTCTGGTTCCCTGCTGCCGCGCCGGAGGACGTCGCGCGCCGGATCGTGCGTGCGGCCCGACGGCCGGTTCCGGTGGTGATGCTCGTTCCGGCGTCACGCCTGACGCTCGCCGTGATCGACCTTCTGCCGGGCATCTGGCGCTTCGTCGCACGCCGCTACCTGTGCGCGCGGACGGCCGGGCGGGGGCTACCAGAGCCTCCGCAAGGGTGA
- a CDS encoding PD-(D/E)XK nuclease family protein yields the protein MTSSDPTPGEALPRATVLLGPSRSGKTRACVERLRAAGGRALLVVPSAEARTHLLATLALADSPESTDERVYTFEQLARAIARPGAGRPASPASRRTALEETFGQTVPVDGYFGAMHGSAGFVAALGGLIHELKLSSVSARDLGAATQRLRDERQDLLVGEATLAKLDELCRLYAAYDARLAAAGMCDEDDVLAAALGALAAGAPVPANCALLLVDGFRRWEPAWLDLLAALGRRGAAVVFTLTAEAERPLLFAAPLSELDALRERFSVSETRLPPAGDRRPEPLRTLERRLFTRTDAPGKARREGATAPHVVIYDAPNRYVEAEMVARALVRERRDHGTRWSRCAVIARSAGQLAPLLENVCDRFDVPLSVTYARALADSTVGRALLSLCAVLARGWRRDDLIAWLRSSAADVDRLEVEWLLRRARRAGVRAGPDAWRRLAGPPDSPVGRALAMLAEWHARVGQAPRTRTQHGEQLVGLLEEAGFAGLRDGADRAALAAARDAIGALGGAGADEMLPFAAWVALLEPALRQSMYRPPPRPDAVHLAEPGELHGEVTFAAVIGLTERVFPRRAAEDPFLRDDERAALAGAAGIRLAPRAERADAERFLFYLAVTTPAERLVLAVPRSSDEADALPSFYLDEVRAALGRVDTVIRTLADVAPSDPECVTERDRLLAACAAEGAIDPGAQGPQDVPRGRIERVLASRGRPRVPAIEDESVRRALALPRRYGVTEIEAYLRCPFQHFARYALRLRPEGDGTGRQALGTLLHAALRRGLGARRPRQADGMREALGRALDASLDERPVDAPRHRARMLRRALDEGMDGFVEREKRYGPAFGLTPAHFELAFGLEPEAPLDDEEVEEEAARDYDPASTRRPLRIEVGGQAVDLCGAIDRVDLDRNGSLALVMDYKSGASVPYPSMRDGLSVQIPLYLLAAESLWGWRAGVGCYDSMREDGRRRVVRTDVAPLRIYGLIAGAERADLVKPVTAQQAADMRQAATESVLRAASGIEAGHIVPSPGDHCKYCAYADVCRTTQDGIHDGEPLAEVARPGERGQEPGFEHSHVSAARSIE from the coding sequence TTGACCTCCTCCGATCCCACGCCCGGCGAGGCGCTCCCGCGGGCGACCGTGCTCCTTGGCCCGTCGCGCTCGGGCAAGACGCGTGCGTGCGTCGAGCGCTTGCGCGCCGCGGGCGGGCGCGCCCTCCTCGTCGTGCCCTCGGCCGAGGCGCGCACGCACCTGCTCGCCACGCTCGCCCTGGCCGACTCCCCCGAATCGACGGATGAGCGCGTCTACACGTTCGAGCAACTCGCCCGCGCCATCGCCAGGCCGGGAGCCGGGCGCCCCGCCAGCCCCGCTTCGCGGCGGACGGCGCTGGAAGAGACGTTTGGTCAGACGGTGCCGGTCGACGGCTACTTCGGCGCGATGCACGGGTCGGCGGGCTTCGTGGCGGCACTGGGGGGCCTGATCCACGAGCTGAAGCTCTCGTCGGTCTCGGCGCGGGATCTTGGGGCCGCGACGCAACGCCTCCGCGACGAGCGCCAGGATCTCCTGGTCGGGGAGGCGACGCTGGCGAAGCTCGACGAGCTCTGCCGCCTCTACGCGGCGTACGACGCGCGCCTTGCCGCCGCGGGCATGTGCGACGAGGACGACGTGCTCGCGGCCGCCCTGGGCGCCCTTGCCGCGGGCGCGCCGGTGCCGGCAAACTGCGCGCTGCTGCTCGTGGACGGCTTCCGCCGATGGGAGCCCGCCTGGCTCGACCTCCTCGCCGCTCTCGGCCGTCGCGGGGCCGCGGTCGTGTTCACGCTGACGGCCGAGGCCGAGCGCCCGCTCCTGTTCGCGGCGCCGTTGTCCGAGTTGGACGCGCTCCGGGAGCGCTTCTCGGTTTCGGAGACGCGGTTGCCACCCGCGGGCGATCGTCGTCCGGAACCGCTGCGAACGCTGGAGCGCCGGCTGTTCACGCGAACCGACGCGCCCGGTAAAGCGCGCCGCGAGGGGGCCACGGCCCCGCACGTGGTGATCTACGACGCGCCGAACCGGTACGTGGAGGCCGAGATGGTGGCGCGCGCGCTCGTTCGCGAACGGCGCGACCACGGCACGCGCTGGAGCCGCTGCGCCGTGATCGCGCGCTCGGCCGGGCAACTCGCGCCCCTGTTGGAGAACGTCTGCGACCGGTTCGACGTTCCGCTCTCCGTCACCTACGCCCGTGCTCTGGCGGACAGCACGGTGGGCCGGGCCCTCCTGAGCCTGTGCGCCGTCCTCGCCCGTGGCTGGCGCCGCGACGACCTGATCGCCTGGCTCCGCTCGAGCGCAGCGGACGTTGACAGGCTCGAGGTGGAATGGCTGCTGCGCCGGGCGCGACGGGCCGGCGTGCGGGCCGGCCCGGATGCCTGGCGGCGCCTGGCGGGCCCGCCTGACAGCCCGGTGGGCCGGGCCCTCGCGATGCTGGCCGAGTGGCACGCGCGGGTCGGCCAGGCGCCCCGAACGCGAACCCAGCATGGTGAGCAGCTCGTTGGGCTGCTGGAGGAGGCCGGTTTCGCGGGCCTTCGCGACGGGGCCGACCGGGCGGCGCTGGCCGCCGCTCGCGATGCCATCGGCGCGCTCGGCGGGGCGGGCGCCGACGAGATGCTCCCGTTCGCCGCGTGGGTGGCCCTGCTTGAGCCCGCCCTGCGGCAGAGCATGTACCGGCCGCCGCCTAGGCCCGACGCAGTGCACCTTGCCGAGCCCGGCGAGCTGCACGGCGAGGTCACCTTCGCCGCGGTCATCGGCCTGACGGAGCGCGTGTTCCCTCGCCGCGCGGCCGAGGACCCGTTCCTGCGCGACGACGAGCGCGCGGCACTGGCCGGCGCGGCCGGCATTCGCCTGGCCCCTCGGGCGGAACGCGCCGACGCGGAGCGCTTCCTCTTCTACCTGGCGGTGACGACGCCCGCCGAGCGGCTCGTGCTCGCGGTTCCGCGCTCGTCCGACGAGGCCGACGCCCTGCCATCGTTCTACCTGGACGAGGTGCGCGCGGCGCTTGGTCGCGTGGACACGGTGATCCGGACGCTCGCCGACGTGGCGCCGTCCGATCCGGAGTGCGTTACGGAGCGCGACCGCCTGCTCGCGGCCTGCGCGGCCGAGGGCGCCATCGACCCGGGCGCCCAGGGGCCGCAAGACGTGCCCCGGGGGCGCATTGAGCGCGTGCTGGCGAGCCGCGGGCGGCCGCGTGTGCCCGCCATCGAGGACGAGTCGGTTCGCCGCGCGCTGGCCCTGCCTCGCCGATATGGCGTCACCGAGATCGAGGCCTATCTGCGCTGTCCATTCCAGCACTTCGCCCGCTACGCGCTGCGCCTGCGGCCGGAGGGCGACGGCACGGGGCGGCAGGCGCTGGGGACCCTGCTGCACGCCGCGCTGCGGCGCGGGCTCGGCGCACGCCGCCCACGCCAGGCCGACGGCATGCGCGAGGCGCTTGGCCGCGCTCTGGACGCGAGCCTGGACGAGCGGCCGGTGGACGCGCCGCGGCACCGCGCACGCATGTTGCGGCGGGCGCTCGATGAGGGAATGGACGGGTTCGTCGAGCGCGAGAAGCGCTACGGCCCGGCCTTCGGCCTCACGCCCGCACACTTCGAGCTCGCGTTTGGGCTGGAGCCGGAGGCGCCGTTGGATGACGAGGAGGTCGAGGAGGAGGCCGCTCGCGACTACGACCCCGCCTCGACACGCCGGCCGCTCCGCATCGAGGTCGGAGGCCAGGCCGTGGACCTGTGCGGCGCGATCGACCGCGTCGACCTCGACCGTAACGGGAGCCTCGCCCTCGTGATGGACTACAAGTCGGGCGCGTCGGTTCCTTACCCGTCGATGCGTGACGGGCTGAGCGTGCAGATACCGCTCTACCTCCTCGCGGCCGAGAGCCTCTGGGGGTGGCGCGCCGGCGTGGGGTGCTACGACTCCATGCGCGAGGACGGACGACGGCGCGTCGTCCGAACTGACGTTGCACCGCTGCGCATATACGGCCTGATCGCCGGCGCCGAGCGTGCCGATCTGGTCAAGCCAGTGACGGCGCAGCAGGCCGCCGACATGCGACAGGCCGCCACCGAGTCCGTGCTGCGCGCCGCCAGCGGCATCGAGGCGGGGCACATCGTGCCTTCGCCCGGGGACCACTGCAAGTACTGCGCCTATGCCGACGTCTGCCGCACGACGCAGGACGGCATCCATGATGGCGAGCCCCTGGCAGAGGTAGCCAGGCCGGGCGAGCGCGGCCAGGAACCCGGCTTCGAGCACAGTCACGTGTCAGCGGCTCGGTCCATCGAGTAG
- a CDS encoding diguanylate cyclase, with protein MKVLIAEDDRVSMLVLRKALERLDCEVIAAADGGTAWTVLRTEDVPLVISDWMMPAVDGLSLCRRLRERPERPYVYFVLLTARGAREDRLAALEAGVDDFLVKPLDQGELAARLVVARRILAMQGALRQQSNDLHDHSRELERMRDELAEQNQALERTMEFLTLANHRFMHLFQCVPAACYSCDGAGRVHAWNDASAKLFGLAQHEALTRPIWEVLCETEAAAQEANERRHREVIALALAGESTVGLETEVADRRGRRIHVLSSTFPLAAVGDSATGVICANLDISDRVRLERRLSALAVTDGLTGLRNHRCFRETLDSAFGEARSERHDLALVMVDVDHFKQYNDAFGHPAGDVVLRAIAEILAAGVAQPATVARYGGEEFAVLLPGCGAAEASGAAERLRRAVESYPWPRRPVTASLGVAAAPPFAGGPAALLERADRVLYQAKANGRNCVVVADRVAVGAERRSMASAA; from the coding sequence ATGAAGGTCCTGATTGCCGAGGACGACCGCGTGTCGATGCTCGTGCTTCGCAAAGCCCTCGAGAGGCTCGACTGCGAGGTGATCGCCGCGGCCGATGGCGGTACCGCATGGACTGTCCTGAGGACCGAGGACGTGCCTCTGGTCATCTCGGACTGGATGATGCCCGCCGTCGACGGCCTCAGCCTCTGCCGCAGGCTTCGCGAGCGGCCGGAGCGCCCGTACGTCTACTTTGTGCTGCTGACGGCCCGCGGCGCGCGCGAGGACCGGCTCGCCGCGCTGGAGGCCGGGGTCGACGATTTCCTCGTGAAGCCGCTGGACCAGGGCGAGCTGGCCGCCCGGCTCGTCGTCGCACGCCGAATCCTGGCGATGCAGGGCGCGCTGCGCCAGCAGTCGAACGACCTCCACGACCACTCGCGCGAGTTGGAGCGGATGCGCGACGAGCTGGCCGAGCAGAACCAGGCGCTTGAGCGCACGATGGAGTTCCTGACGCTCGCCAATCACCGGTTCATGCATCTGTTCCAGTGCGTGCCGGCAGCGTGTTACTCATGCGATGGCGCGGGCCGCGTGCACGCGTGGAACGACGCCTCGGCGAAGCTCTTCGGGCTCGCGCAGCACGAGGCGCTCACGCGGCCCATCTGGGAGGTTCTCTGCGAGACCGAGGCCGCCGCCCAGGAGGCTAACGAGCGCCGCCACCGCGAGGTCATCGCCCTGGCGCTTGCCGGCGAGAGCACCGTGGGGCTGGAGACGGAGGTGGCCGACCGACGCGGCCGCCGGATCCACGTGCTCTCGAGCACGTTCCCGCTCGCCGCCGTGGGCGACAGCGCGACGGGCGTCATCTGCGCCAATCTGGACATCTCCGACCGCGTGCGCCTGGAGCGCCGCCTCTCCGCGCTCGCGGTCACGGACGGCCTGACCGGGCTACGCAACCACCGCTGCTTCCGAGAGACCCTCGACAGCGCGTTCGGCGAGGCTCGGTCCGAGCGCCACGACCTCGCGCTGGTGATGGTGGACGTCGACCACTTCAAGCAGTACAACGACGCGTTCGGGCACCCGGCAGGCGACGTTGTGCTGCGCGCGATCGCCGAGATCCTGGCCGCGGGCGTTGCGCAGCCGGCGACGGTGGCGCGCTACGGCGGCGAGGAGTTCGCGGTGCTCCTGCCGGGCTGCGGCGCCGCGGAGGCGTCCGGTGCGGCGGAGCGTCTCCGCCGCGCCGTCGAGAGCTATCCCTGGCCGCGGCGGCCGGTGACAGCCAGCCTCGGCGTGGCCGCCGCGCCGCCATTCGCCGGGGGGCCCGCCGCGCTGCTGGAGCGCGCCGACCGCGTGCTCTACCAGGCCAAGGCAAATGGGCGCAACTGCGTCGTTGTCGCCGATCGCGTCGCCGTGGGCGCCGAGCGCCGCTCGATGGCGTCCGCCGCCTGA